DNA from Onthophagus taurus isolate NC chromosome 2, IU_Otau_3.0, whole genome shotgun sequence:
TTAATGAGGTTTCCAGGCAGTTCTCAATCCAGGCAGTTAAGCCAAGATCCCCTGTGCTGGACTCCAGTACATGGTATAACAGGTGCTGTAAACAGCTTGGACCGGGCCGATGGAGTGCTATTTAGTTAGTGATTTCCCTTGCCCTATAGGAGTAGTGGAAGCCATATATCACCATCCACGAGGAGGAGCGCTTTCTCTACCCCCACAGAAAGTCACACTAACCCTAAAGCAAGCGTGCAAATTATTCTACAAGCATTTTGTTCATTATATCCGAAGTTCGTTCTAAcaaagtccgttatatcgaagtTTTGCTGTATTATTAATGTTCTCGAATAACTTTGAGTCTACCTAAACAAATttgcaatttaaaattataattgtcATTAGGTAAATGTGCGAAGACTttcttaaatatattaatagcTCATCACATAAATATCCACAAACATCTATTAAAGTATCGTAAATCACAGCTTACCTGCAACCCgcattttatatagtttataaCACAATAAACGTTGTGAAAACGTGTGAAAATATCTGGTGAAACGCAAACGATCTTACAAcgattttcaaagaaattatTGGTATACCGCAGTTTTATACATACGAGTTCGTCAATATGACACCATTTAACCGCGGGTGGCGAAAATTGCCATCGTCTCGCTCGATTCGCTCTCACGTTTTCTGTCAATTAAGGAGACCTTTTCTTCTCGATCCCGCATGTTTTTAATAACCAATCGAGTCGTGCCCCCAACACGATATGTCAGCATAAACAAGTCCATAACCTGAAATAGGGAGCGTTCAATTCTGACCTATTCGgaattacttaaaataatttctttaaaacaaattcttttatgcaagtaatttaaattcaacatcatattatcattatttagTATGAACCTCTCCATATATCGTAACCAGTATAATTTGGTTTACAGCGGAGTCACTTGACCATGACTCACCACTCCTGGGTAATAaagactttttttaattttacggTTGCTCTCGATAAGAATCTTACGTAACACTTCATGCCTCTAAATTTGATAAAGTTTTTACTGCAGTACACGGTAATGCAACTCGAGTCTGAAAAGAGGTGTTAaggaaaaaaacataaaaaacctGCGTGTAGCGATAAGCTTAAAGAGAGAATGCGGCCCACTTTTACAACTTCTCCGCTTatggtaatttttaattacgcGAGGGAGCTTACAATGCCGGCATTCAAATCGGATTCAATCATCGCGTTTTGGTCGGGAATAATGGGGCGAATGCGGAGTGAAAGATTCTCGGTGAATTTCACTTTGCctctttagttattttaaaatctttcaaGTGTAACGAGGTAATGCTAATTGAACTGCGGCGAATTCAGAtttgaaaatgataattttatttattaggttaattaaaagtgatttattaAGTTCTTACGTTGGAATTTTCCAtcttaatcttttttatttattccgttttttttttaatctagtTTGAATAAATAAGTAGTGATGATTCACAACAAGTGACGCAGAAcctttaataaaaactaaacttATACGGAGCTGTAGtgaaatcaatttctttgttAAAATCATTGAATTTTGTCTTCCATGCAAATGTTGCTCTCCATGCAAACGCTCCGATTTTAGACTCTTCTGCTTCTTTCTACAAGGTACCAACATATTTGCCATTTATCAAATCAGTGATACTTGTCTTCGTTCCTTCGCCTAAAGTAGTAATTCGTCACTCATTTACCTATCTCCAAATCTATTGATAGTGTCTCTATCACAACGGCGTTCTCTTAAGTTTATGCTGATCTGTAAGCTCTCATTAGTCGTATCAAGACTCTTCTTTGTgcactatttaatttttccttatCTGAACTTGCTTCTTTATACCTTTTCTCTACAGATTTACTGCTTAGATTTATTCCTTAGGTTTTTAGTGGCAGTGTATATCATCATTGGGCTATGCTTGGTAGCTTTTGCATTATTCTGTTACCAATTAACTGTTTTCTATATGTGCCGTACAATTTTCTCGCTTAAGATACCTCTTTAATCCTTACTTTTTAATCATTGTGCTACAACCTTAATTAGTTGATCTTAAAAAACTACCCCTTTCATCATTACAAAAGTTATTGTTTCCCTATATATAGTTAATTTGCACGAAATAGACAACTGCAGGAAGGAGCAGAACTATCAACGTGGATTAAACCCTAGAGATTGAGGTGGCTGGGACATGTGTGGAAAATACCGGCAGAGAGAGTGATTACTTACACATTACTTACTCACACTTAACACAAACTTGTAAGGAAAACATGTTTTTGCGAAAAATAGTATAGCAactttttgtttgttgttGATACTTGCCAGGATACTCAGAGAACTAGTTTGTGGTTGATATACGTGTGAGACTCGCATTTGTAGACAGATTAGGTATTTTAACGTGGGAATCGCTACTACTACTGTTAAATTTCTTCACTGACCGATTTATTTGTCTAGAAAAACCATACTGAGTTCAGATACATAAGCTTTTAATGGTTGCCTAACCAACAGAATTTTAAGAACAGAGATAAAGATAAAGATGGCATTCTTTAGTTaatcaaacattttatactttattaattataaattaacatGTAATCATAATCGTTGATTATCTACAAAGATTTATAATGTGTGTATAGACACGCAAATCAGTTATTAGAAAGTAAAAGAGAAAACATTTACATAATTGACTGCCCGTGAGCCAATAAGACACCTCTTTCGTGACAATTAGTGTCGAAAAAGGAAAAACCAAACTCTCGAGACGGCAACACGACAATCCGCTGCCGCCGCCCGGAAAATGATTACTTCACAACTTCTTCGAGACGTTCGCCTTGTGTATAACTGTTACACGCGCTATAAATTCTCCCGGCATCACGACATGCAGTTTTCTTGTTCTGCGAAACGTTAAACCCGTAATCCATAAATATGTAACACGTTAACGTAAAACCTCACTCACCGTCGTGATGGTGAGGTGAATTACTTGGATTATAAAATAACGTGATTTAAAGTGCCGTATTTTAAATCCtcttattaaaaagtatttaagaAGACTTTCTAAAAGAAGTTATTAAGGAGAGTGACATCTATTAGTTCATGTCAAGGAGTCGGTCAAGAAATTGGGTGGAATTCTCGTTTGGTTGAGCTTAAATGAACCGTCGCGTCGTCGTCTAAAGTCTAAAATCTAAAAGGGGCGACATCTGGTTCGAACATCTTTCCTCTTTAACTTATTGTAATTTCGGTTTGTTCAATGGAGCCGACAAGAGGCTGGACTGATGGACTGATGAATCGTTGAAGCAGGTCAAGTAGGACTTCCGTGGTTAACGGCTTGTCACCAGCTCGTTCCACTACTCTTTCACAGTTGACGAGACAAGACCATAGCTGGCGGCACTCTCGATGACTGTGCCTAATTTCCCTCGACTTGACACGAACATGTGCTCCGAGTATCAATTAAATCGTTTCATGAATGTTTGCTTCATTACAAATCAtctgattatttaaaaaaaatattctaaaactttcaaataaaagcaaattaatttattaaatatgtttttaaagatttttcttttgtacatTAATCTACAAACCAAAGAGTAAATTTCCTAGTAATCTTGTTCGGTCAACGAGACGCCAGACATCCGATTCCGATGTCTGCACACCAAACAATGTCACCAATGAACCCGACTACTCAGTTAGTAACGAGAAAATAGCagttaaaaatttcgattcaACACACGTCCTCTGGATCGTGATATCACGGTCCCCGGATATTCAATCATCATTCCGAAACGATGCAGACCGCAAATCACAAACCGACGGTATCCGGAAGTTGACGACGAAGACGAAGAAAGCATACTACACAACCAAAGAAAACCATCGTCAGCCACAAAAGAAGTGATGGCCGGTCGAGCCCTTTGGACTTTTATCCTTGAACTTGGTCGATCATCTTTGTCCAGTCATCGCGGTGGAATGCCTCTGGTATTTGCCATTAAAAGATTGAAGTGTGACATTCGCAACAGCGACGAGCAACGCGCTAACGTCTCGTACAGGAAGTGTGGAGTTTATTATTTGTCTTGCTGACGCGATGAGTCTTAATCAAAATGATGAGTAATTTTCTGGtgtattttctttctttgatTGAACAAGTTACaactatcaattttaattatgattGACTGGTGTGATATGATGAAGTTGTTAGAACGATTGGATTGGAATCTGATTTCTTTgaccttaaatttttaaacgagtcAAATTCATAGAATGACTCATAGAAAAGGTGACCAACCTCAAggttaaaaactttttttaacaaaataatttactaTGCATGTTGCGTTTTCGATTTTTGAAACACCCACCGTTTGTTTTGTCGCTTCTTTTGACGAAACGAATATGGTGTAAAAAacgaaacaataaaaaaatcttactcGTAAAGATATAACTGCTATGGCGagttatatatttatttctacTAGGAACAATCTCACGAGTTGATTTTAGCACCGATTGTGTTACAAAACACGAGCAACCTAACGACACCCATACCATATTCCAACTCAAATTTCACAACGCGACCGTGACAACGAATTTGATAAAAGCCGTCCCCATTGAATTTAAAACGGTTAATCACGGCCTTTGTTATTATACTTGTTATATACGACTTCCTAAAACGAACGGGTTTGTTTTACGGTTctcatgaaataaattaaaatcgttaatcAAGAAATGGTTGTAGGtcagtaataataatttctattaaaatcgAGCGGTTATTAGCAATTTTATGGGTccataacaatatttaattcataaaggtcaaaattccatttaaagttgtttttatgacgaagtttaaaatatttcgcataaatataaatattattcagAACTTATTTGTGAATGGCAAAAACTTCTTCATTATGTCACATAAAATGTTAACTTTGTCGTTTTGTGTATATTTAACGAAATGGTTATgtaaataaacacaaaaatattaaattcttaagaaatacgaaaaattttttggtcAGGATAAATACCTAATAATTGCagtgattttattttcaacccCACTGCTAATTGTGTCAAACgtgcagtattttcgtgtaaagtgatcaattatctatcaattggtcttttacaaaactttgattaaaggaacagtttttgattgaattgacaaattttctacaaacgtgtttttcttaaaaactattgctttgatcaaagttttgtaagagaccaattgatagataattgatcactctACACGCGTAGAGAGCAATGGCGTagagaatatttttaaaaaagtgctttttattgcagataatgtttaattttaaagaaactttgatccgctatatctcgccatgtatattaagactattcatcttaatttttcatgtattatctactTTAGAattctgtcagcggttttttgaatcaccctgtataattgtttagtaagtaaaaaatttatgttttgaaTACTTGgcttgtttataaaaattgaaataatcaatATGTTGTATAAAATTAGCAACATGAGCGAAATAAGATGGATTATGAGGAAGTTTAGTGAACTTGTAAACTCTCTATATCGAACACTTACTTCTTTTATTGGCGAATATTCGCTTAATCATGCCACCAAGTCTCGATAAATCATTGCTATAGCGGTCGTCTATTACTTCTTGTTAATAAATAGGTAATTACACACCAACAGCCGAACGCCTCGTCGACGGTTACATAACATTCTCCGGGCCACAACCTCGTGGTccagtaattttttaattacacgGTCAACGTATATGGCAGGGAACGAGCCCggaataaatttcatttcccGCGCGTGTACGTGTGTTATTAAATTGAGAGACGAACAAAAAGTGTTAACCAcgatatattaattaatagctTTTTTTAGTTGCTATCAATCATAAAATCTATCAGAGGCTAAATTCAATTACATATCGGATCAATGTGGTGTTTAGTAGagtaaatattgaatttattatagAATGAGTCagctttcttttaaataaaaaagaatccTAAGTATTAAATAACCTCTTGCGtctattttatgaaaactaatttctaaacagtttaaaattattagcaCGTAAgtgaaattatataaaaaataaaattttaacatttactAATAATGCTATGATTTCACATTTTAATGACATATTTTGTAACGTTCTTGAAATCTTTGTGTTTCACCAAAAACTATTTCAACATTCCTTTTCAAtttgtaagaaaaaaaataacaattagtcAACCGTTATTTTAGAATTGGTAataaaattctcgttattgataaCAATCATACGCAAACATCGTCCTTGATAAACTGGAAAATTACTACTTATTAAACAAACTACTTTTATCTTTTACAGGATTATTTACAACCATGGAAATCCAACCCAGATTGTTATTTACACGATTACATCCCAAAACTCTTCAGCAACTTGGAGGATATTTACGAATTTAATAGTTCTTTTTTGGAGCAGCTTAGAGAAGCTAAACTGGACCCTTCAGCCACCGCTAAAGTATTCATAAACAACACAGGTTTTTCAATTTACACGGATTATTGCACCGATTATCCAAAAACCATATCAGTTTTAACCGAATTAATGGGAAACGATGAATCGGCGAAGTACTTTAAAGAAGTACAAATGGAAAAGCATCACGATTTACCTCTAGGATCATATTTACTGAAGCCTGTTCAAAGGATATTAAGATATCGAATGCTTTTAGaggtaataaaaacaaataaagtttaaaacttaaaaataaatgtttcttttattacaGAGGTTATCGGAACGATGTGAGTCAGACCACAAACCCGTTGTAGATTTAGCGTTAACAACAATGACCGGTGTGGCAGCTCACATCAATAACATGAAAAGAAAACATGAAATTGCTATTAGGATCCAAGAAATTCAATCCCAATTGTATGGATGGAGCGGGCCTGATCTTACAACTTTAGGAGAATTAATCGCAGAGGGAACGTTTAGGGTCGGAGGTGTGAAAGGAAGGAGAcacgtttttttgtttgataaattattattaatgactAAATGTAAACAAGACGGAAATTTTACTTATAAATCACATATAATGGTAAGATCTCaaatatattttcgtttttaaataaatattgataattttgaatttagtgTTCAAATTTAATGTTGGTTGAACAAGTAAGAGGAGAACCATTGAGCTTCCATGTATTGCCTTTTGATAATCCACGATTACAAGTAACGCTAAGAGCGAAATCATTGCAACACAAACGAGAATGGACGGGACAATTAAAAAGAGTTATTATAGAAAATTATAACGCGGCGATTCCTAATCACGCTCAACAATTGCTGATGCAACTTGGACAAGATTTACCAGAAAAAggtaaataatttgatttaatcatctttttttaatacaattttttttttaatttttagaagaaaCTCCAGAGATGTGGACCCCATTAAAAAAACAGTATTCAACCCCTCATTATTTAGAAAGACGTAGTCGAGTACGTCAATCTCGTGATCTCTCATCAAGAAGAGCAGCATCTCACGATCGTTCCTTCCCATCTTTGGGAAATTGGCGTAGAAAATCCGAACCGAATGTAGTGCAACAATACGATAATAAAACGGTCCCTTCGCGAATTTCCAAATTGAAAAAAGCCAAAGAGAGTACTTCGACGTTTTACACCGATCTCTCAGATTCGGAAACCTGCGAAATCAACGACGTTCACCTCGAAATCGCCGAAGACGGTTCGGATTATTCACAAACGTCTATAAACACGACGAATACGCAACAAGAAGGGAACGAGAGCATCGAAAATTTAGTAACGGGTATTATTATGGAACACGAAGAATTTAATAAGGTGATGAATAGGAAAAAAAGAGTGCTAAGAGAAAGCGAGACTGATCCGAATATATGTTTGAAACAGGATAAAGATCCTGTAACAAGTAAGGCTGATTCATTACCCAGATCTTTTCAATTAAACGACCAAATCGATGGACCTGGAAACGTATCAGGACGATGTATTAAGAATACGGACGTTATTTTAGAACCAGAAGCGTAAGTGATGttgctttaattttaattttaaaatttaggtaaatttttagtttattttaatgtttgtgAATGTTACTGAGACGAATAAAGACTgagattaattattttttaaacatatttgttataatcTCAATTCAAGCTTGtgattattatataatttattatttaatttgacgtagATCATGTTTAAATGAATCTATTGtgatattgattttatttgtttaaataaaagttgatgaatttatcaagaatattttataaagaagaaaaaaagattaatttataaaatgatcCTGATTTATAGGCAAAAACTATGCTAATTTCTAGAGCAAAAGTTCATATAAACATAATAATCATTTCAgtaaattttacttaaaatgtaaaaaattctaaaaatatggGTAATTAACTGACAAGTTAAATGTCATATTTGACAGGAGAAATATCAATTGTGATTAATAAACGAAACTGTTCTGAAAAAAACCGTTAAAGATAACTTTTTCATAGATGATTATAGATTATGTTTATATGAAGCAttcttttgaaaatcaaagaaTTAACTTTCAGTTTTGCACCTGTAATTCAGGATCACAAATTTACCTAGAGAAACCACAATCTTTCctataaatttgatttgagTGGTAAGTACAAAGTTTGTGGAATCATTTAGgcattaataacatttaacaAGCAgatttttgaatgttttataacaaattcattaaaatcatGTGTTAACAAATATGTAACAACTTCATATAATGCACAATATTATGTGTTTAAATCATAAACTACGTCTATAGTATTAGAGCTTTTTCTACAGAATACTACAATAGCTTTTAATTGCGCCCAACACTTTTCATTCATCCCAGTTGTTCCCAGTATCTTACAGTCTCAATAAAACTTTATGATTTCCAATTCTATCAAACTATTTAGTACCTATGCTTCTGAGCATCCCTAGTATTATCCAAGATTAAGAAGATACTCAGGAGAAAGTCATTACTTCCAATTCCTTAATTCCCATTTTACACTTTTTGGTgtgatataattatttttaaaacaagaatattatcctttttgttatttttttgatttttaatacatttttcaatttcttattCCAGATCCATATCAACACAATTAGACAATAACGATCACCctgaacacaaaatatacaggaAATCGACAATAAGACTtagtttaatacaaaaatatcacGCTATAAAAGAACGACATCGAAGATCGAGTTCAAAACAAGCATCAAAGGCAGCGATAGGAGCGAGAATAGCAAATCCGGATTATGAGGATCCGCAAAAAATATTCGCCAGTATGAATTCTCTCAATCAATCGACGATAAGTATTGCATCGAGTAAAACGGAAAGTGAAGATATCGATTTTGAAGCACCCGAAGAATTGGATATGACGATAAACGAGCACGAAGTACTTACGGAATTTGATAGACGACTACGTGAAAATGAATGTAGCCGTTTTAGTTGTACGGTAACTGCCGTTTCTAGTCAAAGTATAACCGAGATATCGACGATTTTATCTCACAACAGTAATACGGTGACGCGATCAAGTTCTGAAATTCTAAATTCTAGTCAAAATAGCGACGATAGTTACTACGAAAGTATATTGGAGAAGAATTTGAATGATGATAATGTTGAGAGGTGTGACAGTTTTAGGGTTTCGGGTGCTTCTAGAccggaatttttaaagaaaaatatcgtACGATGTAGTTCGACGAATAATAGTCCGTTATTTGAGAGAAAATCTTTACAACGACCAACGAAAGCTCCTCCACCTATTCCAGCAAAACCTTTGAAATTTACGACCAATACGGAGCTAACAAATCAAAGTACGTTGAAGAGTACAAATACGATAAAAAGTAACTTTTTAGAATCGACGGCGACGACGGAATCGTTTTTGAATGGAAACTCGAGACGATCGCAATCGAAAGGTTGGGTAAAAACTGTGGTCGGACGGTTCGAATGATATTTAAAGAACTGTTAAGCTTTAATCACTTCAATAACGATTTCCATTGTGCTATATTTATGGCTGTTGTTTTAACTCacttaaataagaaaattctGTTTTATAGAATTTTATTATCGTATActgtgtatttttttaaacgtatCGTTATCGTAGAAAGGAACAACGCGATTCGCGGAGATATGtaataataactattaatatattaaataaatattactatCCAGATGTTTGTCTTTGTGCCAAATAAGTAAGACAGTTTTAAaactatatattatatttatagagtaagatattttattattttaaattattgttagaTATGTGCACAAatataatagtttttatatgactttaattcttttattcttctagaaaaattcaacTCAACCTATTAAAGCATTGATCCACCCTAtccatatacagtgtgttaattaattatcatacccgacgtcatcattgcaagtatgcaaagTATATTTCCGTATTCAGATATATTcattgtgatattggttgcatacttgcaataatgATGTTGGGTACAGTAATTAATTACCATACTGTACTTATTATAAgtgtgatagtgctagtgtaaaactagaactaacactagacctagaactagaaatattcgggtttagccgtgcgctTCAGAGTTTTCTAAGTTCTTGTCTAAGACGCccggctaaacctaaaactttctagttctaggtataattcttgtacattttaattgatctaaaatttttttttttatttaatccacttaccttgcatttcatccatttacccattttgaattaaatacaacctttaaatccaattaatgatgtgtttttcattaaaaaaacttaaattcaacgtcaattttgacaagcaactgcgatatttggatcttaatcaccatggtaaccgagacaagttggataaccttaaaatataaaattttattccgattttttttatcaattctaacctaatttttattaattttaaaacaattcgaattctttacgattatctcgcattcataacaaattcgttaattgttgttaatttaaatcgattctaattaagagaaataaattaaaaatatctttttttgatttaatctacttaccttgtttataataccctagagaaaccaattttgagttaaatacagccttttaaactaattaaataagactt
Protein-coding regions in this window:
- the LOC111425859 gene encoding uncharacterized protein isoform X2; translation: MYNKNVRGKQKGPSTELMPGILSALDRILDKSKPDEDHQSTQEDRKPLASPRRIQKSNNFALSFNVQKILSNVDQETVNPSEDTQLKRNTPRYGSKRFLSDKVVYKSNENLEIIPSVQKMLSNLPDADLVIPAAEKKVQRNNSFLHAAKCEDRTNEVVENGACHDLRQCSVEKINGENATKKCVEGGNEGKNRNGYDEDTITGLKSDIGEGFSTLPSKPLGNYKHTSPSGIASRTPVGRKNMGKYLQVPSESSVGTNSTTSSEVSRPVSLTSLGSCSSSGSSGPHLPGSVYQASAESLDSDPEPSGIQGSADSGIAEDPSTNFNRKEHDVVAEIIDTETKYVEDLHKVIQDYLQPWKSNPDCYLHDYIPKLFSNLEDIYEFNSSFLEQLREAKLDPSATAKVFINNTGFSIYTDYCTDYPKTISVLTELMGNDESAKYFKEVQMEKHHDLPLGSYLLKPVQRILRYRMLLERLSERCESDHKPVVDLALTTMTGVAAHINNMKRKHEIAIRIQEIQSQLYGWSGPDLTTLGELIAEGTFRVGGVKGRRHVFLFDKLLLMTKCKQDGNFTYKSHIMCSNLMLVEQVRGEPLSFHVLPFDNPRLQVTLRAKSLQHKREWTGQLKRVIIENYNAAIPNHAQQLLMQLGQDLPEKEETPEMWTPLKKQYSTPHYLERRSRVRQSRDLSSRRAASHDRSFPSLGNWRRKSEPNVVQQYDNKTVPSRISKLKKAKESTSTFYTDLSDSETCEINDVHLEIAEDGSDYSQTSINTTNTQQEGNESIENLVTGIIMEHEEFNKVMNRKKRVLRESETDPNICLKQDKDPVTSKADSLPRSFQLNDQIDGPGNVSGRCIKNTDVILEPEASISTQLDNNDHPEHKIYRKSTIRLSLIQKYHAIKERHRRSSSKQASKAAIGARIANPDYEDPQKIFASMNSLNQSTISIASSKTESEDIDFEAPEELDMTINEHEVLTEFDRRLRENECSRFSCTVTAVSSQSITEISTILSHNSNTVTRSSSEILNSSQNSDDSYYESILEKNLNDDNVERCDSFRVSGASRPEFLKKNIVRCSSTNNSPLFERKSLQRPTKAPPPIPAKPLKFTTNTELTNQSTLKSTNTIKSNFLESTATTESFLNGNSRRSQSKGWVKTVVGRFE
- the LOC111425859 gene encoding uncharacterized protein isoform X4 — translated: MPGILSALDRILDKSKPDEDHQSTQEDRKPLASPRRIQKSNNFALSFNVQKILSNVDQETVNPSEDTQLKRNTPRYGSKRFLSDKVVYKSNENLEIIPSVQKMLSNLPDADLVIPAAEKKVQRNNSFLHAAKCEDRTNEVVENGACHDLRQCSVEKINGENATKKCVEGGNEGKNRNGYDEDTITGLKSDIGEGFSTLPSKPLGNYKHTSPSGIASRTPVGRKNMGKYLQVPSESSVGTNSTTSSEVSRPVSLTSLGSCSSSGSSGPHLPGSVYQASAESLDSDPEPSGIQGSADSGIAEDPSTNFNRKEHDVVAEIIDTETKYVEDLHKVIQDYLQPWKSNPDCYLHDYIPKLFSNLEDIYEFNSSFLEQLREAKLDPSATAKVFINNTGFSIYTDYCTDYPKTISVLTELMGNDESAKYFKEVQMEKHHDLPLGSYLLKPVQRILRYRMLLERLSERCESDHKPVVDLALTTMTGVAAHINNMKRKHEIAIRIQEIQSQLYGWSGPDLTTLGELIAEGTFRVGGVKGRRHVFLFDKLLLMTKCKQDGNFTYKSHIMCSNLMLVEQVRGEPLSFHVLPFDNPRLQVTLRAKSLQHKREWTGQLKRVIIENYNAAIPNHAQQLLMQLGQDLPEKEETPEMWTPLKKQYSTPHYLERRSRVRQSRDLSSRRAASHDRSFPSLGNWRRKSEPNVVQQYDNKTVPSRISKLKKAKESTSTFYTDLSDSETCEINDVHLEIAEDGSDYSQTSINTTNTQQEGNESIENLVTGIIMEHEEFNKVMNRKKRVLRESETDPNICLKQDKDPVTSKADSLPRSFQLNDQIDGPGNVSGRCIKNTDVILEPEASISTQLDNNDHPEHKIYRKSTIRLSLIQKYHAIKERHRRSSSKQASKAAIGARIANPDYEDPQKIFASMNSLNQSTISIASSKTESEDIDFEAPEELDMTINEHEVLTEFDRRLRENECSRFSCTVTAVSSQSITEISTILSHNSNTVTRSSSEILNSSQNSDDSYYESILEKNLNDDNVERCDSFRVSGASRPEFLKKNIVRCSSTNNSPLFERKSLQRPTKAPPPIPAKPLKFTTNTELTNQSTLKSTNTIKSNFLESTATTESFLNGNSRRSQSKGWVKTVVGRFE
- the LOC111425859 gene encoding uncharacterized protein isoform X3, coding for MDCTGHDKGPSTELMPGILSALDRILDKSKPDEDHQSTQEDRKPLASPRRIQKSNNFALSFNVQKILSNVDQETVNPSEDTQLKRNTPRYGSKRFLSDKVVYKSNENLEIIPSVQKMLSNLPDADLVIPAAEKKVQRNNSFLHAAKCEDRTNEVVENGACHDLRQCSVEKINGENATKKCVEGGNEGKNRNGYDEDTITGLKSDIGEGFSTLPSKPLGNYKHTSPSGIASRTPVGRKNMGKYLQVPSESSVGTNSTTSSEVSRPVSLTSLGSCSSSGSSGPHLPGSVYQASAESLDSDPEPSGIQGSADSGIAEDPSTNFNRKEHDVVAEIIDTETKYVEDLHKVIQDYLQPWKSNPDCYLHDYIPKLFSNLEDIYEFNSSFLEQLREAKLDPSATAKVFINNTGFSIYTDYCTDYPKTISVLTELMGNDESAKYFKEVQMEKHHDLPLGSYLLKPVQRILRYRMLLERLSERCESDHKPVVDLALTTMTGVAAHINNMKRKHEIAIRIQEIQSQLYGWSGPDLTTLGELIAEGTFRVGGVKGRRHVFLFDKLLLMTKCKQDGNFTYKSHIMCSNLMLVEQVRGEPLSFHVLPFDNPRLQVTLRAKSLQHKREWTGQLKRVIIENYNAAIPNHAQQLLMQLGQDLPEKEETPEMWTPLKKQYSTPHYLERRSRVRQSRDLSSRRAASHDRSFPSLGNWRRKSEPNVVQQYDNKTVPSRISKLKKAKESTSTFYTDLSDSETCEINDVHLEIAEDGSDYSQTSINTTNTQQEGNESIENLVTGIIMEHEEFNKVMNRKKRVLRESETDPNICLKQDKDPVTSKADSLPRSFQLNDQIDGPGNVSGRCIKNTDVILEPEASISTQLDNNDHPEHKIYRKSTIRLSLIQKYHAIKERHRRSSSKQASKAAIGARIANPDYEDPQKIFASMNSLNQSTISIASSKTESEDIDFEAPEELDMTINEHEVLTEFDRRLRENECSRFSCTVTAVSSQSITEISTILSHNSNTVTRSSSEILNSSQNSDDSYYESILEKNLNDDNVERCDSFRVSGASRPEFLKKNIVRCSSTNNSPLFERKSLQRPTKAPPPIPAKPLKFTTNTELTNQSTLKSTNTIKSNFLESTATTESFLNGNSRRSQSKGWVKTVVGRFE